In Megalobrama amblycephala isolate DHTTF-2021 linkage group LG10, ASM1881202v1, whole genome shotgun sequence, one DNA window encodes the following:
- the LOC125277660 gene encoding heat shock protein 30-like, with the protein MLIPHGFQPSFSSLMGTEWPVQRSLCPEITALHRHAEVLQEERSSLEKLQQQIFEEIYPVSCAVERDGSRFALTLDTRDFSPEELSVRQVGRKLQVCGKTQKKQEDPGKGSYSCRIQEFRRVFDLPEGVNPEGLSCSMADGGKLYIQAPVNQRSEDAERKISTDCEDEDSRDTT; encoded by the coding sequence ATGTTGATCCCGCATGGATTCCAGCCTTCCTTCAGCTCACTGATGGGAACCGAGTGGCCAGTACAGCGCAGTCTCTGTCCGGAGATCACAGCTCTTCACAGACACGCAGAAGTGCTGCAGGAGGAGAGGAGCAGCCTGGAGAAACTGCAGCAGCAGATCTTTGAGGAGATCTATCCAGTCTCCTGCGCAGTGGAGAGAGACGGAAGCCGCTTTGCTTTGACGCTGGACACTCGCGACTTTTCCCCGGAGGAGCTGTCGGTCAGGCAGGTGGGCAGGAAGCTGCAGGTCTGCGGAAAGACCCAGAAGAAGCAGGAGGATCCTGGGAAAGGCTCGTACTCGTGCAGAATCCAGGAGTTCAGACGGGTGTTTGACCTGCCTGAAGGAGTGAATCCTGAGGGATTGTCCTGCTCCATGGCTGATGGTGGGAAGCTCTACATACAGGCGCCAGTGAATCAGAGATCTGAAGACGCTGAGAGGAAGATTTCCACTGACTGTGAAGATGAAGACAGTCGAGACACAACATGA